From the genome of Prevotella herbatica, one region includes:
- a CDS encoding RNA polymerase sigma factor, which translates to MKKISFRNDVLPLKNQLYRLALRITLNSAEAEDIVQETMIKVWNNRETWEEIESIEAFCYTICRNLSLDSLKKHDNQNSQLDSTGGDAPDSAYNPYEDIIHKDRMSVVKKIVDELPEKQRFCMQLRDFEGKAYKDIANVLEITEEQVKVNIYRARQAVKQKFQEIDNYGL; encoded by the coding sequence ATGAAAAAAATCAGTTTTCGAAACGATGTACTGCCGCTGAAGAATCAGCTATACAGGCTTGCTCTACGCATAACACTTAACAGTGCAGAGGCGGAAGACATCGTGCAGGAGACAATGATTAAAGTCTGGAACAACAGAGAAACCTGGGAAGAAATTGAATCTATCGAAGCTTTCTGTTACACAATTTGTCGAAACTTGTCTCTTGACAGTTTAAAGAAACACGACAATCAAAACAGCCAGCTTGATAGTACCGGGGGAGATGCTCCTGATAGCGCTTACAACCCTTACGAGGACATAATCCACAAAGACAGAATGAGTGTGGTGAAGAAAATCGTAGACGAACTTCCTGAGAAACAACGATTCTGCATGCAGCTTCGAGATTTTGAAGGAAAAGCTTATAAGGATATTGCCAATGTGCTTGAAATAACAGAAGAACAGGTTAAAGTAAATATCTACAGAGCACGTCAGGCTGTAAAACAAAAATTTCAAGAAATAGACAATTATGGATTATAA
- the argB gene encoding acetylglutamate kinase gives MKEKITVVKVGGAIVEDKERLSQLLKDFTAIEGKKILVHGGGRRATKVAEALGIESKMLNGRRITDADMLEVVTMVYGGLVNKNVVAMLQSNGINALGLTGADMDVIRSHKRPVRNGLDFGYAGDVDHVNGFELRNIIEQGITPVMAPLTHDGCGNILNTNADTIAAETAKALARFYEVTLIYSFEKKGVLSNPDDDNSVIPVITRNDFNKYVADGTIAGGMLPKLENAFAAVDKGVKQVIITLANAIDGKHGTIIKQC, from the coding sequence ATGAAAGAAAAGATCACTGTTGTAAAAGTCGGAGGAGCAATCGTGGAAGACAAAGAAAGGCTGTCACAACTCCTTAAAGACTTCACTGCCATTGAAGGTAAAAAAATTCTTGTACATGGCGGTGGACGCAGAGCCACTAAGGTTGCAGAAGCACTTGGCATTGAAAGTAAGATGTTGAACGGGAGACGTATTACCGACGCAGACATGCTGGAAGTTGTGACTATGGTCTATGGCGGACTTGTAAACAAGAATGTTGTTGCAATGTTACAGTCAAACGGCATAAATGCACTTGGATTAACAGGTGCTGACATGGACGTGATAAGAAGCCACAAACGCCCCGTTAGAAACGGACTGGATTTTGGATATGCAGGTGATGTTGATCATGTAAACGGATTCGAACTAAGAAACATTATCGAACAAGGTATTACACCAGTAATGGCTCCGCTAACACACGATGGATGCGGAAACATCCTCAACACCAATGCTGACACCATTGCTGCCGAAACAGCCAAAGCGCTTGCACGTTTTTATGAAGTGACACTGATATACAGTTTTGAGAAGAAAGGCGTATTGAGTAATCCGGATGATGACAATAGTGTGATTCCGGTTATTACACGCAATGACTTTAATAAATATGTAGCCGACGGAACGATAGCAGGGGGCATGTTGCCAAAATTGGAAAATGCATTTGCTGCCGTAGACAAAGGTGTGAAACAAGTTATAATAACGTTGGCGAATGCCATAGACGGTAAACACGGAACAATAATAAAACAATGTTAA
- the speA gene encoding biosynthetic arginine decarboxylase, with product MKKWTIEDSKELYNINGWGTSYFGINEKGDVYVTPCKDNTEIDLRDIMDELALRDVTAPVLLRFPDILDNRIEKTSSCFQQAKKEYDFQAENFIIYPIKVNQMQPVVEEIISHGRKFNLGLEAGSKPELHAVIAVQCQSDSLIICNGYKDESYIELALLAQKMGKRIFIVVEKLNELDLIAKAARKLNVKPNLGIRIKLASSGSGKWAESGGDASKFGLTSSELLQALQKLDDNGLHDCLKLIHFHIGSQITKIRRIQTALREAAQFYVNLHKMGYNVEFVDCGGGLGVDYDGTRSSSSESSVNYSIQEYVNDCVYTFVDASDKNNINHPNIITESGRSLAAHHSVLVIDVLETASLPEMKEEFEPGDSDHQLVKDLYEIWDNLDSRSMLEDWHDAEQIREEALELFSHGIVDLKTRAEIEAMYWSVCHEINNLAKNMKHVPDELRNLDKLLADKYFCNFSLFQSLPDSWAIDQLFPIMPIQRLTERPTRNATLQDITCDSDGKITNFVTNGHVGHVLPLHQLNKEEPYYLGVFLVGAYQEILGDMHNLFGDTNAAHISVKDGKYSIDQIFDGETVEEVLDYVQYNPKKLVRQLEQWVTKSIKNGKISLEEGKEFLSNYRSGLYGYTYLE from the coding sequence ATGAAAAAATGGACTATTGAGGATTCGAAGGAACTCTATAACATTAACGGATGGGGTACCTCATATTTCGGTATAAACGAAAAAGGCGACGTTTATGTCACACCGTGTAAAGATAACACAGAAATAGACTTACGTGACATAATGGATGAACTGGCATTGAGAGATGTAACAGCACCAGTTCTGCTACGCTTTCCCGATATCCTCGACAATCGTATTGAAAAAACGTCAAGCTGTTTTCAGCAGGCTAAGAAAGAATATGACTTTCAAGCCGAGAACTTCATCATCTATCCTATCAAGGTAAACCAGATGCAACCTGTTGTTGAGGAGATTATCTCTCACGGCAGAAAATTCAATCTGGGACTTGAAGCTGGTTCTAAACCAGAACTTCATGCAGTGATTGCAGTGCAATGTCAAAGTGATTCGCTTATTATCTGCAACGGGTACAAAGACGAAAGCTATATAGAACTGGCTTTGCTTGCACAAAAGATGGGAAAACGCATCTTTATCGTAGTTGAAAAGCTGAATGAGCTTGATTTAATAGCAAAGGCGGCAAGGAAACTTAACGTCAAACCAAATCTAGGAATACGAATAAAACTTGCATCTTCTGGCTCTGGAAAATGGGCAGAGAGCGGAGGCGATGCTTCTAAGTTCGGACTTACAAGTTCGGAACTTTTGCAAGCCCTTCAGAAACTTGATGACAACGGACTACATGACTGTCTGAAGCTGATTCATTTCCATATAGGAAGTCAGATAACAAAGATTAGACGTATACAGACTGCATTACGCGAAGCTGCACAATTCTACGTAAACCTTCACAAAATGGGTTACAATGTAGAATTTGTAGATTGCGGAGGCGGACTTGGAGTTGACTATGATGGAACCAGATCATCAAGCAGCGAGAGTTCGGTTAACTATTCTATTCAGGAATATGTAAACGACTGCGTTTATACGTTTGTTGACGCATCAGACAAGAACAACATAAATCATCCAAACATAATTACAGAAAGCGGTCGTTCACTTGCAGCACATCACTCTGTTTTGGTTATCGACGTGCTTGAGACGGCGAGTCTTCCTGAGATGAAAGAGGAGTTTGAACCAGGAGATAGCGACCACCAACTTGTAAAAGACCTGTATGAGATATGGGATAATTTGGATTCAAGATCAATGCTTGAAGACTGGCATGATGCAGAACAGATTCGCGAAGAAGCTCTTGAACTATTCTCTCACGGAATAGTTGACCTAAAGACACGCGCTGAGATCGAAGCAATGTACTGGAGTGTTTGTCACGAGATAAATAATCTGGCAAAGAATATGAAGCATGTGCCAGACGAATTGCGTAATCTTGACAAATTGTTGGCAGACAAATACTTCTGCAACTTCTCTCTTTTCCAAAGTCTTCCTGACAGTTGGGCTATTGACCAGTTATTCCCAATAATGCCAATTCAGAGACTTACAGAACGTCCTACACGTAATGCCACACTACAAGACATTACATGCGACAGCGACGGAAAGATAACCAACTTCGTAACAAACGGTCATGTGGGACACGTGCTACCACTGCATCAATTAAATAAAGAAGAGCCTTACTATCTAGGTGTATTCCTCGTTGGAGCATATCAAGAGATATTAGGAGATATGCACAACTTGTTTGGCGATACGAATGCTGCTCACATTTCTGTTAAAGATGGAAAATACAGCATAGACCAGATATTTGACGGAGAAACCGTTGAAGAAGTTCTTGACTACGTACAATACAACCCAAAGAAACTCGTAAGACAACTTGAACAATGGGTAACAAAAAGTATTAAAAACGGAAAGATTTCTCTTGAAGAGGGAAAAGAATTCCTGAGCAACTATCGTTCTGGACTATACGGATATACATACTTGGAATAA
- a CDS encoding shikimate kinase has translation MRRIIIIGYMGAGKTTVGKTLAQELNLPFYDLDWYIESRMRKTVKEIFDERGEEGFRLIEHNLLHEVAEFEDVIISCGGGAPCFYDNIDYMNQQGDTVYLKATPEVLYGHLKMGKSVRPLLQNKTSEEVKVFINEQLQIREPFYSKAKYTLDVNLMDNYEKIKIFVTKLRELLGL, from the coding sequence ATGAGAAGAATCATTATAATAGGATATATGGGTGCCGGCAAGACAACTGTCGGCAAGACTTTAGCACAAGAACTCAATCTGCCCTTCTATGACCTAGACTGGTACATAGAGAGCAGAATGAGAAAAACGGTAAAGGAAATTTTTGACGAACGAGGAGAGGAAGGGTTCAGACTTATTGAGCACAACCTTCTTCATGAGGTAGCGGAATTTGAGGATGTGATAATCAGTTGTGGTGGTGGAGCGCCATGTTTCTATGACAACATTGACTACATGAATCAACAGGGAGACACGGTCTATTTAAAAGCCACTCCCGAAGTATTGTATGGTCATCTGAAAATGGGAAAGAGCGTGAGACCATTACTGCAAAACAAAACCTCCGAAGAGGTAAAAGTATTCATCAACGAGCAGTTGCAGATACGAGAGCCCTTCTACAGTAAGGCAAAGTATACCCTTGACGTAAACCTCATGGATAATTACGAGAAAATTAAAATATTTGTTACTAAATTAAGAGAATTGCTCGGTTTATAA
- the topA gene encoding type I DNA topoisomerase, translated as MQENLVIVESPAKARTIEKFLGNDFKVMSSYGHIRDLKKKELSIDAETLEPDYEIPDEKKKLVSELKSNAKKAKKIWLASDEDREGEAISWHLCEVLGLDEKNTSRIVFHEITKSAILDAIKTPRHLDMNLVNAQQARRVLDRLVGFKLSPVLWRKVKPALSAGRVQSVAVRLIVEREREIQAFKSEPYYRINAILTITNSNGNISEVKTELDTRFNTHEEAIAFLEKCKDAKFTVSSIAKKPLHRTPAPPFTTSTLQQEAARKLGFTVSQTMMVAQHLYENGRITYMRTDSVNLSSLAINTTKDEIIKLWGKEYSKTRKYQTHSKGAQEAHEAIRPTEMSNTEIEGTLQEKRLYELIWKRTVASQMADAEIDKTTVTIDVAGVKEKFVANGEVVTFDGFLKVYRESTDDDDNNQDESTHNLPVMKEGDELQRREITSTERYSMGPNRYTEASLVHKLEELGIGRPSTYAPTISTIQQREYVQKGDKSGKEREYVIDTLKGIKVTSKQKKEMAGNEKGKLLPTDIGIVVNDFLMQNFPDIMDYNFTAKVEQQFDQIAEGKEGWNTMMKEFDKNFEPTVEKVRNARSEHKAGERELGTDPKSGKPVFVKIGRFGPLVQIGSADDEEKPRFSQLPSDKSMETITLDEALELFKLPRTVGQFEDTDVVIGAGRFGPYIMHNKKYVSLPKTENPMTTTLETAIQLIMEKREQEKQRHIKSFEEDGAMEVLNGRYGPYIAYDGKNYRMPKTLHEKAAELTFEQCMDIVKNAPEPKARRKK; from the coding sequence ATGCAAGAAAATTTAGTTATCGTAGAGAGCCCCGCAAAGGCTAGGACTATTGAGAAATTTTTAGGAAACGATTTCAAGGTAATGTCTTCTTATGGTCACATTCGCGATCTCAAGAAGAAGGAATTAAGTATAGATGCAGAAACACTGGAACCAGATTACGAAATTCCTGACGAGAAAAAGAAACTTGTTTCCGAGTTGAAGTCAAACGCCAAGAAAGCCAAAAAGATTTGGTTAGCATCCGATGAGGACCGCGAGGGAGAAGCTATTTCATGGCACCTTTGCGAAGTACTTGGACTTGATGAGAAAAACACAAGCCGTATCGTGTTTCACGAAATCACGAAATCAGCTATCCTTGACGCTATAAAGACTCCACGTCATCTTGACATGAATCTCGTAAACGCACAACAGGCACGCCGCGTACTAGACCGCCTTGTGGGATTTAAACTATCACCTGTATTATGGAGAAAAGTTAAACCGGCTCTAAGTGCAGGACGAGTGCAGAGTGTTGCTGTGAGACTTATCGTTGAGCGAGAGCGAGAGATACAGGCTTTCAAGAGCGAACCATACTATCGCATAAATGCAATTCTAACTATCACGAATTCTAATGGAAACATCAGTGAAGTGAAAACAGAATTGGACACACGATTCAATACACACGAAGAAGCTATTGCTTTCCTTGAGAAATGCAAGGATGCAAAATTCACAGTGTCATCTATAGCAAAGAAACCTTTGCACCGCACCCCAGCACCTCCTTTCACTACATCAACATTGCAGCAGGAAGCAGCAAGAAAACTGGGATTCACCGTAAGTCAGACGATGATGGTGGCACAGCACTTATACGAGAACGGACGCATCACATACATGCGTACCGATTCAGTTAACCTCTCATCACTTGCGATAAATACCACCAAAGATGAGATTATTAAACTGTGGGGTAAGGAATACAGCAAGACTCGCAAATACCAAACTCACTCTAAGGGCGCACAAGAAGCACATGAGGCTATACGTCCTACAGAAATGAGCAATACCGAGATTGAAGGTACATTGCAGGAAAAGAGACTATATGAGCTTATCTGGAAGCGCACAGTTGCATCACAAATGGCTGACGCCGAAATAGACAAGACTACAGTAACAATAGACGTAGCTGGAGTAAAGGAGAAGTTTGTTGCTAACGGTGAGGTAGTTACTTTTGACGGTTTCTTGAAAGTTTACCGTGAGTCTACAGATGATGATGACAACAATCAGGACGAGTCAACCCATAATCTACCAGTAATGAAAGAGGGTGACGAACTGCAAAGACGTGAGATAACATCAACAGAACGTTACAGTATGGGTCCAAACAGATACACTGAAGCTAGTCTGGTACACAAACTAGAGGAACTTGGTATCGGACGTCCTTCTACTTACGCGCCTACAATATCTACTATACAGCAACGTGAATACGTTCAGAAAGGTGATAAGAGCGGTAAGGAAAGAGAATACGTTATCGACACGCTGAAAGGCATAAAAGTTACAAGCAAGCAGAAAAAGGAAATGGCTGGCAATGAGAAGGGAAAACTTCTGCCTACAGATATCGGAATCGTTGTTAACGATTTCCTAATGCAAAACTTCCCTGACATCATGGACTATAACTTCACAGCAAAAGTTGAGCAGCAATTTGACCAAATAGCTGAAGGCAAAGAAGGATGGAACACGATGATGAAAGAATTCGACAAGAATTTTGAGCCAACTGTTGAAAAAGTAAGGAATGCACGTTCAGAGCATAAAGCAGGAGAACGCGAACTTGGAACAGATCCAAAGAGCGGTAAGCCTGTTTTTGTTAAGATTGGTCGTTTCGGTCCTTTGGTTCAAATTGGTTCTGCCGATGATGAAGAAAAACCAAGATTCTCACAGTTACCATCAGACAAGAGTATGGAGACTATTACCCTTGACGAAGCACTGGAACTATTTAAACTGCCACGCACAGTAGGTCAGTTTGAAGACACAGACGTAGTTATCGGTGCAGGTCGTTTCGGACCATACATAATGCACAATAAGAAATATGTTTCTCTGCCAAAGACTGAGAATCCAATGACAACAACATTAGAAACAGCTATACAGCTGATAATGGAAAAGCGAGAGCAAGAAAAGCAACGCCATATCAAGTCTTTTGAAGAAGACGGAGCTATGGAAGTGCTAAACGGCAGATATGGTCCATATATCGCTTACGACGGAAAGAACTATCGCATGCCAAAAACTCTTCACGAAAAGGCAGCAGAACTTACTTTTGAGCAGTGTATGGATATTGTGAAGAATGCTCCTGAGCCTAAGGCTAGAAGAAAGAAATGA
- a CDS encoding NUDIX hydrolase, protein MNMLNKFKYCPVCGSSLFNISSEKSRKCGKCGFEYFVNPSSANVAFILNKDGYLLVERRKNEPAKGTFDLPGGFADMNETVEQGLMREVMEETGLEVTEVRYMFSKPNIYHYSGVDIPTLDMFFSCKVKDDSKVKANDDAAECMWIPLKEIKTELFGLNSVRSGLIDFITKISSSL, encoded by the coding sequence ATGAACATGTTGAATAAATTCAAATATTGTCCTGTTTGCGGTTCTTCTCTCTTTAACATTAGTAGTGAGAAGAGCCGCAAATGCGGAAAATGTGGCTTTGAGTATTTCGTAAATCCAAGCAGTGCAAACGTTGCCTTTATACTGAATAAAGACGGATATTTGCTTGTTGAGCGCAGAAAAAATGAACCGGCAAAAGGAACTTTTGACCTTCCTGGCGGATTCGCCGATATGAACGAAACTGTAGAACAAGGACTCATGCGTGAAGTAATGGAAGAAACAGGGTTGGAGGTTACAGAAGTAAGATATATGTTCAGCAAACCAAATATATATCATTACAGCGGAGTTGACATTCCTACTCTAGATATGTTTTTTAGTTGCAAGGTAAAAGACGACAGTAAAGTAAAGGCAAACGACGATGCTGCCGAATGTATGTGGATACCATTAAAAGAAATCAAAACGGAGCTGTTCGGACTTAATTCAGTAAGAAGTGGGCTTATTGATTTCATAACAAAAATCAGCAGTTCTTTGTAA
- a CDS encoding sialate O-acetylesterase, which translates to MLRRILFFAALSTITLGSQAKVRLPHIIGDNMILQQDSEARLWGWDTPGKTVKVNVSWSKESYSAKTDSKGKWIVGVKTPKASYTPLSITFNDGDRTTISNVLSGEVWVCAGQSNMEMPVKGFGNCPVEGYNKAVMNANEYKGIHYVKIPSVMSTKPLDDAQCDWKVIGPQTVGDASATGYFFAQAINKTLGIPVGLVMANKGGTRVESWLDRDYLEKNTTEPLDSMEMVKKFPGDYLRPLLWGNGTFSPILKYTVKGIIFYQGCSNVGDPASQYTKRLNDLVSQWRRDFKLGEIPFYFVQIAPYFNSDVNGDWGPKLREQQFNASKIIPNSGIVCIDDLVYPYESQQIHPSQKQQVGERLALQALNKTYGMKNIWCNSPEYKDMKISNDTCYVNLTNDYGAISRYEDIQGFEVAGADKVFHKANASYYWTKGLIITCPEVKTPVAVRYAFRNWGYGNVKNAALLPLFPFRTDNW; encoded by the coding sequence ATGTTAAGACGTATATTATTTTTTGCTGCTCTTTCTACAATTACATTGGGAAGTCAGGCTAAAGTGAGATTGCCGCATATCATTGGCGACAACATGATTTTACAACAAGATTCCGAAGCCAGACTTTGGGGTTGGGATACTCCAGGAAAGACCGTAAAGGTGAACGTTTCGTGGAGCAAGGAATCTTATTCTGCAAAAACAGACAGCAAAGGTAAATGGATTGTTGGGGTGAAAACTCCAAAAGCAAGTTATACCCCTCTGTCGATAACATTCAACGATGGTGACAGGACAACAATAAGCAATGTTCTTTCGGGCGAAGTCTGGGTATGCGCCGGACAGAGCAACATGGAAATGCCTGTAAAAGGGTTTGGCAACTGCCCCGTTGAAGGATATAACAAAGCCGTGATGAATGCCAATGAATACAAAGGCATTCACTATGTAAAGATACCTAGCGTGATGAGTACCAAACCTCTTGATGATGCACAATGCGATTGGAAGGTTATTGGTCCTCAGACTGTCGGTGATGCTTCGGCTACAGGATATTTCTTTGCCCAAGCAATAAACAAGACTCTTGGCATACCTGTCGGTCTTGTTATGGCAAACAAAGGCGGCACGAGAGTAGAAAGCTGGCTTGACCGTGATTATCTTGAAAAGAACACCACAGAGCCACTTGATTCCATGGAGATGGTGAAGAAATTTCCAGGGGACTATCTGCGTCCACTCTTATGGGGCAATGGTACTTTCTCACCAATATTGAAATACACAGTGAAAGGAATCATTTTCTATCAGGGTTGTTCAAACGTAGGTGATCCTGCAAGTCAATACACAAAACGACTCAACGACTTAGTTTCTCAATGGAGACGCGACTTTAAGTTGGGTGAAATTCCTTTCTACTTCGTACAGATTGCTCCTTATTTCAACTCAGACGTGAACGGAGACTGGGGGCCAAAACTTCGTGAGCAACAATTCAACGCATCAAAGATTATTCCAAACAGTGGGATTGTGTGCATAGACGACCTTGTATATCCATACGAGAGTCAACAGATTCATCCTTCACAAAAACAGCAGGTTGGAGAACGACTTGCCCTACAAGCACTGAACAAGACTTACGGCATGAAGAATATATGGTGTAATAGTCCAGAATACAAAGATATGAAAATTAGCAATGATACATGCTACGTGAATCTGACCAACGATTACGGCGCAATAAGTCGTTATGAAGATATTCAGGGATTTGAAGTTGCTGGAGCTGACAAAGTATTCCATAAGGCAAACGCATCTTACTATTGGACGAAAGGCCTTATTATCACTTGTCCAGAAGTAAAAACTCCAGTGGCTGTGAGATATGCATTTAGGAACTGGGGATACGGTAATGTTAAAAATGCAGCACTACTGCCACTATTCCCATTCAGAACTGATAACTGGTAA
- a CDS encoding alpha/beta hydrolase — translation MKSKHLMLSLGMLLVAFSASAQKQFEMNLWQSGAPNSNGDSTDTAKVFVYLPSDKAATGRAVVICPGGGYSGLAMDHEGKEWAPFFNNMGIAAIVLKYRMPKGNVDVPVSDAEAAMKLVRANASSWNIKSDDIGIMGSSAGGHLASTIATHSSGDAKPDFQILFYPVITMAPGYTHQGSHDNLLGKNARKKDEKLYSNDLQVTRVTPRAWIALSDDDRVVIPSNGVNYYLELYRHDIPGSLHVYPSGGHGWGIHTSFRYHTQMLLELESWLRSF, via the coding sequence ATGAAATCGAAACATTTAATGTTATCTCTGGGCATGCTACTTGTGGCTTTTTCAGCTTCTGCTCAGAAACAGTTCGAAATGAATCTGTGGCAAAGTGGTGCCCCAAATAGTAATGGTGATAGCACGGATACAGCAAAGGTGTTTGTCTATCTTCCTAGTGATAAAGCTGCTACTGGAAGAGCTGTGGTGATATGTCCTGGTGGAGGCTATTCTGGTCTTGCTATGGATCATGAAGGTAAGGAATGGGCTCCATTTTTTAATAACATGGGTATTGCTGCTATCGTTCTTAAATATCGTATGCCAAAGGGTAATGTTGATGTTCCTGTAAGTGATGCTGAAGCTGCCATGAAATTGGTAAGGGCAAATGCTTCAAGTTGGAATATTAAAAGCGATGATATCGGTATAATGGGTTCTTCTGCAGGAGGACACCTTGCCTCTACCATTGCCACTCATAGCAGCGGTGATGCAAAGCCTGATTTTCAGATTCTTTTCTATCCTGTTATAACAATGGCTCCTGGATATACTCATCAGGGCAGTCACGACAACCTGTTGGGAAAAAATGCACGTAAGAAGGATGAAAAACTGTATAGTAATGATTTGCAGGTTACGAGAGTTACGCCGCGCGCATGGATCGCACTCAGTGACGACGATCGCGTTGTCATTCCTTCAAATGGGGTAAACTATTATTTAGAACTCTATCGCCATGATATTCCTGGCTCTCTTCATGTTTATCCTTCAGGCGGACATGGATGGGGAATACATACAAGTTTCCGCTACCACACTCAGATGTTACTTGAACTGGAAAGTTGGTTAAGAAGTTTCTAA
- a CDS encoding TlpA disulfide reductase family protein has translation MKISKIFSIAAIALAAMSMVSCNNKKFHVTGEISNAKDSTLYFENMSLNGPVVLDSVKLDKDGNFSFDGKAPKAPEFYRLRIAGQIINVSIDSTETVSINGAYPTMASKYEVKGSENCSKIKELAILQLKLQANVNSIINNPNLGTDAVEANVSKLLEAYKNNIKRNYIFKEPMKASSYFALFQTVVLGNTQSLIFNPRNNKDDIKVYAAVATSWDTYYPKAERGLNLHNIALQGMKDVRIIQAEQQQQQIDASKVSVTGIIDIALNDNKGHVRKLSDLKGKVVLLDFHMFAGEGSLKRIMMLRELYNKYHAQGFEIYQVSVDPDEHFWKTQTAAIPWISVRDEDGTNSQVLAQYNVQSIPTFFIIGKDNVLKKRDAQIKDLDAEIKSLL, from the coding sequence ATGAAGATATCGAAGATCTTTTCAATTGCCGCAATAGCTCTTGCCGCAATGAGTATGGTTTCTTGTAACAACAAGAAATTCCATGTAACAGGTGAGATTTCCAATGCAAAGGATTCCACTCTGTATTTTGAGAACATGAGTTTGAACGGTCCTGTTGTACTTGACTCTGTAAAACTGGATAAAGACGGTAATTTCTCTTTTGATGGGAAAGCTCCGAAAGCTCCAGAATTCTATCGTCTGCGTATCGCCGGTCAGATTATCAACGTGAGCATAGACTCTACAGAGACTGTGAGCATTAATGGCGCATATCCTACAATGGCTTCAAAATATGAAGTAAAAGGCAGCGAAAACTGTTCTAAGATAAAGGAATTGGCTATATTACAGCTAAAGCTGCAAGCTAATGTAAACTCTATCATAAACAATCCTAATCTTGGTACTGATGCAGTTGAAGCAAACGTCAGCAAACTGCTTGAAGCATACAAGAACAACATCAAGCGTAACTACATCTTTAAGGAACCAATGAAAGCAAGTTCTTACTTCGCACTGTTCCAGACTGTAGTACTTGGAAACACTCAAAGTCTGATTTTCAATCCACGTAATAACAAGGATGATATAAAGGTTTATGCTGCCGTAGCCACAAGCTGGGACACATATTATCCAAAAGCTGAAAGAGGACTCAACCTACACAACATTGCATTGCAGGGAATGAAAGACGTAAGAATCATTCAGGCAGAGCAACAGCAGCAGCAGATTGATGCCAGCAAGGTGAGCGTTACAGGAATTATCGACATAGCACTTAACGACAACAAAGGACACGTGCGCAAACTATCAGACCTAAAGGGTAAAGTAGTATTGCTAGACTTCCACATGTTTGCTGGAGAAGGTAGTCTGAAGCGCATCATGATGCTTCGTGAACTCTACAACAAATATCACGCACAAGGCTTTGAAATCTATCAGGTATCTGTAGACCCAGACGAGCACTTCTGGAAGACTCAGACTGCTGCAATTCCTTGGATAAGTGTACGCGATGAGGACGGAACAAACTCACAGGTTCTTGCTCAATACAATGTACAGAGTATTCCAACATTCTTCATCATCGGAAAAGACAATGTATTGAAGAAGCGTGACGCACAGATTAAAGATCTTGATGCAGAGATTAAGAGTCTATTATAA